The following coding sequences are from one Pseudonocardia sp. HH130630-07 window:
- a CDS encoding GAF domain-containing protein, with product MLDADGHAPVDDLVEDAHRLRRIYDDDLGTGGATGSPRSVVSDSWQRSLAARVDPESRLPPLVYRADELREVRENHPLHSVLPLLRTTLVSIADEAMHVMLVTDADGHVLWRDGAHGLLHSADDVGLVEGTRWTEDAIGTNAMGTALALDQPVRIHSAEHLVRTYHDWTCVAAPVHDPDTGDTIGAIDISGPLHTVHPALVQLVTATAHLAENQLRVRVAIADERLRVKNMPHLAALRGTEGALLSPSGRVIASEPYGRFPERVRLEQGTDRVRLGDGREMSVEPLSEGYLLVPPSRRRGRTVTRSTPASLALRFTGGSGPRITVDGEEMPATLRPAEILTALALHPDGLSGEQLTLMLYGDDGNPTTVRGEIHRLRASLGADLLPTRPYRLATEPDADFLRIRTALREGRTVDALDACHGELLPRSDAPAVRELRDELIAGLRHAILAADDIELLHRFTGHPLGEEDIETHERLLARLGREDPRRAAVAARLERLLA from the coding sequence ATGCTCGATGCGGACGGCCACGCACCGGTCGACGATCTCGTCGAGGACGCGCACCGGCTGCGCCGCATCTACGACGACGACCTCGGGACCGGCGGCGCGACCGGCTCGCCGCGGTCGGTGGTCTCCGACTCCTGGCAGCGCAGCCTCGCCGCCAGGGTGGACCCGGAGAGCCGGCTGCCCCCGCTCGTCTACCGGGCCGACGAGCTGCGCGAGGTCCGCGAGAACCATCCGCTGCACTCGGTCCTGCCGTTGCTGCGCACGACGCTGGTGAGCATCGCCGACGAGGCGATGCACGTCATGCTCGTCACCGACGCCGACGGGCACGTGCTCTGGCGCGACGGCGCGCACGGCCTGCTGCACTCCGCCGACGACGTCGGCCTCGTCGAGGGCACCCGCTGGACCGAGGACGCGATCGGTACCAACGCCATGGGCACCGCGCTCGCGCTCGACCAGCCGGTCCGGATCCACTCGGCGGAGCACCTCGTCCGCACCTACCACGACTGGACCTGCGTGGCCGCGCCCGTGCACGACCCGGACACCGGCGACACCATCGGCGCCATCGACATCTCGGGCCCGCTGCACACCGTGCACCCGGCGCTGGTCCAGCTGGTGACCGCGACCGCGCACCTGGCGGAGAACCAGCTGCGGGTCCGGGTCGCGATCGCCGACGAGCGGCTGCGGGTCAAGAACATGCCGCACCTGGCCGCGCTGCGCGGGACCGAGGGGGCGCTGCTGTCCCCGAGCGGACGGGTGATCGCCAGCGAGCCCTACGGCCGGTTCCCGGAGCGGGTCCGGCTCGAACAGGGCACCGACCGCGTCCGGCTCGGCGACGGGCGGGAGATGTCGGTCGAGCCGCTGTCGGAGGGCTACCTGCTGGTCCCGCCGTCGCGGCGCCGTGGGCGCACGGTCACCCGCAGCACCCCGGCGTCGCTGGCGCTGCGGTTCACCGGTGGCTCCGGGCCGCGGATCACCGTGGACGGCGAGGAGATGCCCGCGACCCTGCGCCCGGCCGAGATCCTCACCGCGCTGGCCCTGCACCCGGACGGCCTGTCCGGGGAGCAGCTGACGTTGATGCTCTACGGCGACGACGGCAACCCGACGACCGTCCGCGGCGAGATCCACCGGCTCCGTGCCTCGCTCGGCGCCGACCTGCTGCCGACCCGCCCGTACCGGCTGGCCACCGAGCCGGACGCCGACTTCCTCCGGATCCGTACGGCGCTGCGCGAGGGGCGCACCGTCGACGCGCTCGACGCCTGCCACGGCGAGCTGCTGCCCCGCTCGGACGCCCCCGCGGTCCGCGAGCTGCGCGACGAGCTGATCGCCGGGCTGCGGCACGCGATCCTGGCCGCCGACGACATCGAGCTGCTGCACCGCTTCACCGGGCACCCGCTCGGTGAGGAGGACATCGAGACCCACGAGCGGCTGCTGGCGCGGCTCGGCCGCGAGGACCCGCGCCGGGCCGCCGTCGCGGCCCGGCTGGAGCGCCTGCTCGCCTGA
- a CDS encoding LuxR C-terminal-related transcriptional regulator: protein MTLEAVRQATDLPGRGDGPDVVRRAARVLVVDSEPVVRHGLRALLTAEPDLVASGEAASPRDALIAAERARPDAIVVDIEFGRDQRPGLDLVRALLERCRGAKILVLTGCVDRETMMRTVRTGVHGYLRKGAETAEIVRALRAVLRGEGVFDPGSAAAGPLQVLREPDPAPAAGADLCRTSLLTDRENQVLRLLAVGMSNREIGARLRISEATVKFHVRNLRDKLEVRRRTEIVYTAARQGIV from the coding sequence ATGACGCTCGAAGCCGTTCGTCAGGCCACCGATCTGCCGGGCCGCGGCGACGGCCCGGACGTGGTCCGCCGGGCGGCGCGGGTACTGGTCGTGGACTCCGAGCCGGTCGTCCGGCACGGGCTGCGGGCGCTGCTCACGGCGGAGCCGGACCTGGTCGCCTCCGGTGAGGCGGCCTCCCCGCGCGACGCGCTGATCGCGGCCGAGCGCGCCCGCCCCGACGCGATCGTCGTCGACATCGAGTTCGGCCGGGACCAGCGTCCCGGGCTGGATCTCGTCCGCGCCCTGCTCGAACGCTGCCGGGGCGCGAAGATCCTGGTGCTGACCGGGTGCGTCGACCGCGAGACGATGATGCGCACCGTCCGGACGGGTGTGCACGGCTACCTCCGCAAGGGTGCCGAGACCGCGGAGATCGTGCGCGCGCTGCGTGCGGTGCTGCGGGGCGAGGGTGTCTTCGACCCGGGCAGCGCGGCGGCGGGCCCGCTGCAGGTGCTGCGCGAGCCGGACCCCGCTCCCGCGGCCGGTGCCGACCTCTGCCGGACCTCGCTGCTCACCGACCGCGAGAACCAGGTGCTGCGGCTGCTGGCCGTGGGGATGAGCAACCGCGAGATCGGGGCCCGGCTGCGGATCTCCGAGGCCACGGTGAAGTTCCACGTCCGGAACCTGCGCGACAAGCTGGAGGTGCGGCGGCGCACCGAGATCGTCTACACCGCGGCGCGCCAGGGCATCGTCTGA
- a CDS encoding PhoX family protein, whose translation MADCCPGDAPAAGALRTLPLLDRLRPGRQGLTCRYKCGDACSKPEPNTSSNGYFGDVLQTVLDRRGMLRAGAVVGLTAGAGVALSGTAAAGAPGPAAPVHPLGAAAGQGEPPRGLRFETVAPNLDDTVRVPKDYASNVVVRWGDPIFPDAPEFDFENQTAAAQARQFGYNNDFCGILPIDGDGHRYVMYSNHEYTLEPLMFRGYDADNPTDEQIRIGIAAHGGGIVEVTREARSGELHHDRAGKLNRRITADTEMVLDGPAAGVEALRTKADPTGRAVRGMIGNCAGGTTPWGTFLSGEENFNGYFASGPVTDPRLERYGFEEGPSERRWERLDPRWDLAQEPNEANRFGYIVEIDPHDPASKPVKHTALGRFKHEGATVALTADDRPVVYMGDDERFDYVYKFVSDTPMRTGNSREAREHNATLLASGTLYVAVFTGNSPAAEITGNGTLPADGRFDGGGEWKPLASTTTSFVPGMSVADVFVFTRLAADKVGATKMDRPEDVEPNPRTGRVYIACTNNSDRGKAGEAGADEPNPRVDNQHGHVIELTEASDDAAATRFGWNILLVCGTPDDPSTYFGGFDKSQVSPITSPDNVAFDGHGNLWVSTDSTQALEINDGLYGVVLEGPQRGSTRLFASVPVGSECCGPVVTETFVLISVQHPGDVDDASPEAPASHWPDGGAAQPRPAVVAIRHLRDGRPAAIGL comes from the coding sequence GTGGCCGACTGCTGCCCCGGCGACGCCCCCGCGGCCGGCGCCCTCCGCACGCTCCCCCTCCTCGACCGCCTCCGTCCCGGCCGGCAGGGGCTGACCTGCCGGTACAAGTGCGGCGACGCGTGCTCGAAGCCGGAGCCGAACACGTCGTCGAACGGGTATTTCGGTGACGTCCTGCAGACCGTGCTGGACCGCCGCGGGATGCTCCGCGCCGGTGCGGTCGTCGGTCTGACCGCCGGTGCGGGGGTGGCGCTCTCGGGCACCGCCGCGGCCGGTGCCCCCGGTCCGGCCGCCCCCGTGCACCCGCTGGGCGCCGCGGCCGGCCAGGGTGAGCCGCCGCGCGGCCTGCGCTTCGAGACCGTCGCGCCGAACCTCGACGACACCGTCCGGGTGCCGAAGGACTACGCGAGCAACGTCGTCGTCCGCTGGGGGGACCCGATCTTCCCGGACGCCCCGGAGTTCGACTTCGAGAACCAGACGGCCGCGGCCCAGGCTCGCCAGTTCGGCTACAACAACGACTTCTGCGGCATCCTGCCGATCGACGGCGACGGCCACCGCTACGTCATGTACTCCAACCACGAGTACACGCTCGAGCCGCTGATGTTCCGCGGCTACGACGCCGACAACCCCACCGACGAGCAGATCCGGATCGGCATCGCCGCGCACGGCGGGGGGATCGTCGAGGTCACCCGGGAGGCGCGCAGCGGGGAGCTGCACCACGACCGGGCCGGGAAGCTGAACCGGCGGATCACCGCCGACACCGAGATGGTGCTCGACGGCCCCGCCGCCGGCGTCGAGGCGCTGCGCACGAAGGCCGACCCGACCGGGCGCGCCGTGCGCGGCATGATCGGCAACTGCGCCGGTGGCACCACACCGTGGGGCACGTTCCTGTCCGGCGAGGAGAACTTCAACGGCTACTTCGCCTCCGGGCCGGTGACCGACCCGCGGCTGGAGCGCTACGGCTTCGAGGAGGGCCCGTCGGAGCGGCGGTGGGAGCGTCTCGACCCGCGCTGGGACCTCGCCCAGGAGCCGAACGAGGCGAACCGGTTCGGCTACATCGTCGAGATCGACCCGCACGACCCGGCGTCGAAGCCGGTCAAGCACACCGCGCTGGGCCGGTTCAAGCACGAGGGCGCGACGGTCGCGCTGACCGCCGACGACCGCCCGGTCGTCTACATGGGCGACGACGAGCGCTTCGACTACGTCTACAAGTTCGTGTCCGACACGCCGATGCGCACGGGCAACAGCCGGGAGGCGCGCGAGCACAACGCGACCCTGCTGGCGTCGGGCACCCTCTACGTCGCCGTGTTCACCGGCAACAGCCCGGCCGCGGAGATCACCGGCAACGGCACCCTGCCCGCCGACGGCCGGTTCGACGGCGGCGGGGAGTGGAAGCCGCTCGCGTCCACCACGACGTCGTTCGTGCCGGGGATGAGCGTCGCGGACGTCTTCGTGTTCACCCGGCTCGCCGCGGACAAGGTCGGCGCCACCAAGATGGACCGGCCCGAGGACGTCGAGCCGAACCCGCGGACCGGGCGCGTCTACATCGCCTGCACGAACAACTCCGACCGCGGCAAGGCGGGCGAGGCCGGTGCCGACGAGCCGAACCCGCGGGTGGACAACCAGCACGGCCACGTCATCGAGCTGACCGAGGCGTCCGACGACGCGGCGGCGACCCGGTTCGGCTGGAACATCCTGCTGGTCTGCGGCACGCCGGACGACCCGTCGACGTACTTCGGCGGGTTCGACAAGTCCCAGGTCAGCCCGATCACCTCGCCGGACAACGTCGCCTTCGACGGGCACGGCAACCTGTGGGTGTCCACCGACTCCACGCAGGCACTGGAGATCAACGACGGGCTCTACGGCGTCGTCCTGGAGGGTCCCCAGCGTGGCTCGACCCGGCTGTTCGCGAGCGTGCCGGTCGGGTCCGAGTGCTGCGGCCCGGTCGTCACCGAGACGTTCGTGCTGATCTCCGTGCAGCACCCGGGTGACGTCGACGACGCGTCGCCGGAGGCCCCGGCGTCGCACTGGCCGGACGGTGGCGCGGCCCAGCCGCGGCCCGCGGTCGTGGCGATCCGGCACCTGCGCGACGGGCGCCCGGCCGCGATCGGTCTCTGA
- a CDS encoding MFS transporter, protein MRRVAVTSAIGTTIEWYDFFIYSTAAALVFNSQFFSTLSPASGTLAAFATLGVGLIARPLGGVVWGHFGDRLGRKRMLVASLLLMGVATVGVGLLPTFAQIGVAAPILLVLLRLLQGLSAGGEWGGAALMSVEHAPPQRRGRFGSFPQIGVPAGLILAQLVFLAVSNATTPEQFAAWGWRIPFLLSLVLVVVGMVIRLRVEESPVFATLRANRSRSRAPIVEVFAHRRRELVLASLSFVANTAIGYVFLAYLLSYGTRVLGVERNTMIAVVVIGSLSWLVSIVLAAIWSDRIGRKPVYLVGSVLLVLWPVPFFAILDTAGFAAMSLAVVVLTVGLGLSYGPQAALFAEMFEARYRYSGASFCYAVGAVVGGGFAPLIAEALQQAYGSSLAVALYMVAVAVISLVAVVLIRETHRPGVPARLS, encoded by the coding sequence ATGCGCCGGGTCGCGGTCACGAGCGCGATCGGGACGACGATCGAGTGGTACGACTTCTTCATCTACTCCACGGCGGCGGCGCTGGTGTTCAACAGCCAGTTCTTCTCCACGCTGTCCCCCGCGTCCGGCACCCTCGCCGCGTTCGCCACCCTCGGCGTGGGGCTGATCGCCCGGCCGCTGGGCGGCGTCGTCTGGGGGCACTTCGGTGACCGGCTCGGGCGCAAGCGGATGCTGGTCGCGTCGCTGCTGCTGATGGGGGTCGCGACCGTCGGGGTGGGCCTGCTCCCGACGTTCGCACAGATCGGGGTCGCGGCGCCGATCCTGCTGGTGCTGCTGCGGCTGCTGCAGGGGCTGTCCGCGGGCGGCGAGTGGGGCGGCGCGGCGCTGATGTCGGTCGAGCACGCCCCGCCGCAGCGGCGCGGCCGGTTCGGCTCGTTCCCGCAGATCGGCGTCCCGGCCGGGCTGATCCTGGCCCAGCTGGTGTTCCTCGCCGTCTCCAACGCGACCACGCCCGAGCAGTTCGCCGCGTGGGGCTGGCGGATCCCGTTCCTGCTGTCGCTCGTGCTGGTCGTCGTCGGCATGGTGATCCGGCTCAGGGTCGAGGAGAGCCCGGTGTTCGCGACGCTGCGGGCGAACCGCTCGCGCAGCCGGGCACCGATCGTGGAGGTGTTCGCCCACCGGCGCCGCGAGCTGGTGCTGGCGTCGCTGAGCTTCGTCGCGAACACGGCGATCGGCTACGTGTTCCTGGCCTACCTGCTGTCCTACGGGACCCGGGTGCTCGGGGTGGAGCGCAACACGATGATCGCGGTCGTGGTCATCGGCTCGCTGAGCTGGCTGGTGAGCATCGTGCTGGCCGCGATCTGGTCGGACCGGATCGGGCGCAAGCCGGTCTACCTCGTCGGCTCGGTGCTGCTCGTCCTCTGGCCGGTGCCGTTCTTCGCGATCCTGGACACGGCCGGGTTCGCCGCGATGTCCCTCGCCGTCGTCGTGCTGACGGTGGGGCTGGGCCTGTCCTACGGTCCGCAGGCGGCGCTGTTCGCGGAGATGTTCGAGGCGCGGTACCGCTACAGCGGCGCGTCGTTCTGCTACGCGGTCGGGGCGGTCGTCGGCGGCGGGTTCGCGCCGTTGATCGCGGAGGCCCTGCAGCAGGCGTACGGGTCGTCGCTGGCGGTCGCGCTCTACATGGTCGCGGTCGCGGTGATCTCGCTGGTGGCGGTCGTGCTCATCCGCGAGACACACCGGCCGGGAGTACCTGCGCGCCTGTCCTGA
- a CDS encoding NAD(+) synthase, producing MTGVDFRSVYRQNFVRVAAATLHTTMAEPAANAAAVLEVARGCDADGVGLVVFPELTLSGYSIEDVLLQDTLLEAVERELLALAAATGDLLPVLVVGAPLRYRHRLYNTAVVIHRGRILGVAPKSYLPTYREFYERRQVAAGDDVRDATIRIGGHELPFGTDLLFAAEDLPGLVLHAEICEDLWVPVPPSAEAALAGATVLANLSGSPITVGRAEHRALLCRSASARCIAGYVYAAAGEGESTTDVSWDGQTMIYEAGEQLAGSERFPQGPRTAVADLDLDLIAAERRRQGTFDDNRRTHAARTGSFRTVPFRLDPPGHDIGLRRTVERFPFVPADPARLEQDCYEAYSIQVSGLEQRLRAIGQPKVVIGVSGGLDSTHALIVAARAMDRLGRPRSDILAFTMPGFATSDHTRGNAVALSGALGVTFETLDITGTARTMLSGIGHPFGRGEPVYDVTFENVQAGLRTDYLFRLANQRGGIVLGTGDLSELALGWSTYGVGDQMSHYNVNGGVPKTLMQHLLRWVISSRRFDDDVSAVLQSVLDTEITPELVPAGSGAEVQSSQATVGPYALQDFTLWYTLRHGFRPSRIAFLAGHAWSDPDAGQWPPGFPADDRPSYDAAEIRHWLQVFAKRFFAFAQFKRSAMPNGPKVSAGGALSPRGDWRAPSDLSAALWLAEIENEVPEH from the coding sequence ATGACCGGTGTGGACTTCCGTTCCGTCTATCGCCAGAACTTCGTCCGGGTCGCCGCCGCGACCCTGCACACGACGATGGCCGAGCCGGCGGCGAACGCGGCCGCCGTGCTGGAGGTCGCGCGCGGGTGCGACGCCGACGGCGTCGGGCTGGTCGTGTTCCCGGAGCTGACGCTGTCCGGGTACTCGATCGAGGACGTCCTGCTGCAGGACACGCTGCTCGAGGCCGTCGAGCGGGAGCTGCTCGCGCTCGCCGCCGCGACCGGGGACCTGCTGCCGGTGCTCGTCGTCGGGGCCCCGCTGCGGTACCGGCACCGGCTCTACAACACCGCGGTGGTGATCCACCGCGGCCGGATCCTCGGCGTCGCCCCGAAGTCCTACCTCCCGACCTACCGCGAGTTCTACGAGCGCCGCCAGGTCGCCGCGGGCGACGACGTCCGGGACGCCACGATCCGCATCGGCGGGCACGAGCTCCCGTTCGGCACCGACCTGCTGTTCGCCGCCGAGGACCTGCCCGGCCTCGTGCTGCACGCCGAGATCTGCGAGGACCTGTGGGTCCCGGTCCCGCCGTCCGCCGAGGCCGCGCTGGCCGGCGCGACGGTGCTGGCCAACCTGTCCGGCTCCCCGATCACCGTCGGCCGGGCCGAGCACCGGGCGCTGCTGTGCCGCTCGGCCTCCGCCCGCTGCATCGCCGGGTACGTCTACGCCGCCGCGGGCGAGGGCGAGTCCACCACCGACGTCTCGTGGGACGGCCAGACCATGATCTACGAGGCGGGCGAGCAGCTCGCCGGGTCGGAGCGGTTCCCGCAGGGCCCGCGCACCGCGGTGGCCGACCTCGATCTCGACCTCATCGCCGCGGAGCGGCGCCGTCAGGGCACCTTCGACGACAACCGCCGCACCCACGCCGCCCGCACCGGGTCGTTCCGGACGGTCCCGTTCCGGCTGGACCCGCCGGGGCACGACATCGGCCTGCGGCGCACCGTGGAGCGCTTCCCGTTCGTCCCCGCCGACCCGGCACGCCTGGAGCAGGACTGCTACGAGGCGTACTCGATCCAGGTGTCCGGCCTGGAGCAGCGGTTGCGGGCGATCGGGCAGCCGAAGGTCGTGATCGGGGTGTCCGGCGGCCTGGACTCGACGCACGCGCTGATCGTCGCCGCCCGCGCGATGGACCGCCTCGGCCGGCCGCGCAGCGACATCCTGGCGTTCACGATGCCCGGGTTCGCGACGTCGGACCACACCCGCGGCAACGCCGTCGCGCTCTCCGGGGCGCTCGGTGTCACGTTCGAGACGCTCGACATCACCGGCACCGCCCGCACCATGCTCAGCGGGATCGGGCACCCGTTCGGCCGGGGTGAGCCGGTCTACGACGTGACCTTCGAGAACGTCCAGGCCGGGCTGCGGACCGACTACCTGTTCCGGCTCGCCAACCAGCGCGGCGGGATCGTGCTCGGCACCGGGGACCTGTCCGAGCTGGCGCTGGGCTGGTCGACCTACGGCGTCGGCGACCAGATGTCGCACTACAACGTCAACGGCGGGGTCCCGAAGACCCTGATGCAGCACCTGCTGCGCTGGGTGATCTCCTCGCGCCGGTTCGACGACGACGTCAGCGCCGTCCTGCAGTCGGTGCTGGACACCGAGATCACCCCGGAGCTGGTGCCGGCCGGCTCCGGGGCCGAGGTCCAGTCCAGCCAGGCCACCGTCGGCCCGTACGCGCTCCAGGACTTCACGCTCTGGTACACCCTGCGCCACGGGTTCCGGCCGTCCCGGATCGCGTTCCTCGCCGGACACGCGTGGTCCGATCCCGACGCCGGGCAGTGGCCGCCCGGGTTCCCCGCCGACGACCGCCCGTCCTACGACGCCGCCGAGATCCGGCACTGGCTGCAGGTGTTCGCGAAGCGCTTCTTCGCGTTCGCACAGTTCAAGCGCTCGGCGATGCCGAACGGGCCGAAGGTGTCCGCCGGTGGTGCGCTGTCGCCGCGCGGGGACTGGCGGGCACCGTCGGACCTCTCGGCCGCGCTGTGGCTGGCCGAGATCGAGAACGAGGTGCCGGAACACTGA
- a CDS encoding phosphatidylglycerol lysyltransferase domain-containing protein — protein MAGGPTEDTGRRTRAPAPDPDARRRRLSDAAVVRAVVWAARIVGLLTVLSAVLPAPRRVLGGELRSTLGLPQGVGLAALVVTAVAGAGLLFLATGLRRRKQRAWWVATGTATFLLVVNVLHVVDQRRGIVACVLVAALLGALLATRRQFVARADPGGLGRAVRTLVQFGLSGFLVVWVLLALNPRRLLDDPSVAAQAAQAALSLIGITGPVTFAPAAGWLDDLTAAAGLTFGVVAVVTAGYHLLRSPEPRPSLEPADEQRLRELLDHPGGDSLGYFALRRDKAAVFAPGGRSAVSYRVLAGVALASGDPVGDVGAWPGAIESFLASCTRYGWSPAVLGCSERGATAWAKAGLDALELGDEAVLDTTAFTLDGRPMRGVRQTVNRMQRIGHTVAVTRLADCTGEERTDLAARALRWRGEEPERGFSMASSRVADPADPDAVVVTAARDGAPSGMLQLVPWGPDGLSLDLMVRDPGADNGINELMIAGLMAAAPGLGVRRVSLNFAVFRSALERGERIGAGPVARTWARLLRVASRWWQIDSLYRFNAKFRPAWHPRYVLFPAVRDLPRILLVALEAEGFGGRPPAVLRLLRR, from the coding sequence GTGGCCGGGGGACCGACCGAGGACACGGGCCGGCGCACCCGCGCACCGGCCCCGGACCCGGATGCCCGGCGACGACGGCTGTCCGACGCCGCCGTCGTCCGGGCGGTGGTCTGGGCCGCCCGGATCGTGGGCCTCCTGACCGTCCTCAGCGCGGTGCTGCCCGCCCCGCGCCGGGTGCTGGGCGGCGAGCTGCGCAGCACGCTCGGGCTGCCCCAGGGCGTCGGTCTCGCCGCCCTGGTGGTGACGGCGGTCGCCGGGGCCGGGCTGCTATTCCTGGCCACCGGGCTGCGCCGGCGCAAGCAGCGGGCCTGGTGGGTCGCGACCGGAACCGCGACGTTCCTGCTGGTCGTCAACGTGCTGCACGTCGTCGACCAGCGGCGCGGGATCGTCGCGTGCGTGCTCGTGGCGGCGCTGCTCGGCGCGCTGCTGGCCACCCGGCGGCAGTTCGTCGCCCGGGCCGATCCCGGCGGGCTCGGCCGGGCGGTGCGCACGCTCGTCCAGTTCGGGCTGTCCGGGTTCCTGGTCGTCTGGGTGCTGCTGGCCCTCAACCCGCGCCGCCTGCTCGACGACCCGTCGGTCGCCGCGCAGGCCGCGCAGGCCGCGCTGTCGCTGATCGGGATCACCGGGCCGGTGACGTTCGCCCCGGCGGCCGGGTGGCTCGACGACCTCACCGCGGCGGCCGGGCTGACCTTCGGCGTCGTCGCCGTCGTGACGGCCGGGTACCACCTGCTGCGCTCCCCCGAGCCGCGGCCGTCGCTGGAACCGGCGGACGAGCAGCGGCTGCGCGAGCTGCTCGACCACCCCGGCGGCGACTCGCTCGGCTACTTCGCGCTGCGCCGGGACAAGGCCGCGGTGTTCGCACCCGGCGGGCGCTCGGCCGTGTCCTACCGGGTGCTGGCCGGCGTCGCGCTCGCGTCCGGCGATCCCGTCGGCGACGTCGGGGCCTGGCCGGGCGCGATCGAGTCGTTCCTCGCGAGCTGCACCCGCTACGGCTGGTCCCCCGCCGTCCTGGGCTGCTCCGAGCGGGGCGCGACGGCCTGGGCCAAGGCCGGGCTGGACGCGCTGGAGCTGGGCGACGAGGCCGTGCTCGACACGACGGCGTTCACCCTCGACGGACGCCCGATGCGCGGGGTCCGCCAGACCGTCAACCGGATGCAGCGGATCGGGCACACGGTCGCGGTCACCCGGCTCGCGGACTGCACCGGCGAGGAGCGGACGGACCTGGCCGCCCGGGCGCTGCGGTGGCGGGGCGAGGAGCCCGAGCGGGGCTTCTCGATGGCCTCCTCGCGGGTCGCCGACCCGGCCGACCCGGACGCCGTCGTCGTCACCGCGGCCCGCGACGGCGCACCGAGCGGGATGCTGCAGCTGGTCCCGTGGGGGCCGGACGGGCTGTCGCTGGACCTGATGGTGCGCGACCCGGGCGCCGACAACGGCATCAACGAGCTGATGATCGCCGGGCTGATGGCGGCGGCGCCCGGTCTCGGGGTGCGCCGGGTGTCGCTGAACTTCGCCGTGTTCCGCTCCGCGCTGGAACGGGGCGAGCGGATCGGGGCCGGACCGGTCGCCCGGACCTGGGCCCGGCTGCTGCGCGTCGCGTCCCGGTGGTGGCAGATCGACTCGCTGTACCGCTTCAACGCGAAGTTCCGGCCCGCCTGGCACCCGCGCTACGTGCTGTTCCCCGCGGTGCGCGACCTGCCCCGGATCCTGCTGGTGGCGCTGGAGGCCGAGGGCTTCGGGGGCCGCCCGCCCGCCGTGCTGCGGCTGCTCCGGCGGTGA
- a CDS encoding DUF2382 domain-containing protein — protein MISNDMTRDLIGKQAVDNHGEKVGKIGQVYLDERTGAPTWATVNTGLFGTKESFVPLDGAGMGDGGRDGAVQLAVEKQKVKDCPHVGRSDERLSGSDESELHRHYGVPSQRGREGDRRADARDTDRDRRGSGDDAMVRHEERLRVGTESEEAGRVALRKYVVTEDQTVTVPVSHEEVRLEREPVAEGTKAGRGAMKDEDYEVTLHRERAVVGKETEAVEKVRLDTRTVTEDERVSDTVRKEQIDVDDPSRALGRDDRR, from the coding sequence ATGATCAGCAACGACATGACCCGCGACCTCATCGGCAAGCAGGCGGTGGACAACCACGGGGAGAAGGTCGGGAAGATCGGGCAGGTCTACCTCGACGAGCGGACCGGGGCGCCGACCTGGGCGACGGTGAACACCGGGCTGTTCGGGACGAAGGAGAGCTTCGTCCCGCTCGACGGGGCCGGCATGGGTGACGGTGGACGCGACGGTGCGGTGCAGCTCGCCGTGGAGAAGCAGAAGGTGAAGGACTGCCCGCACGTGGGGCGCTCCGACGAGCGGCTCTCCGGCTCCGACGAGAGCGAACTGCACCGCCACTACGGGGTGCCGTCGCAGCGCGGCCGCGAGGGGGACCGTCGCGCCGACGCCCGGGACACCGACCGCGACCGCCGTGGCTCCGGCGACGACGCGATGGTGCGCCACGAGGAGCGGCTGCGGGTCGGCACCGAGTCCGAGGAGGCCGGCCGGGTCGCGCTGCGCAAGTACGTCGTCACCGAGGACCAGACGGTGACCGTCCCGGTCAGCCACGAGGAGGTCCGCCTCGAGCGCGAGCCGGTGGCCGAGGGCACGAAGGCCGGGCGCGGCGCGATGAAGGACGAGGACTACGAGGTCACCCTGCACCGTGAGCGTGCGGTGGTGGGCAAGGAGACCGAGGCGGTGGAGAAGGTCCGGCTCGACACCCGGACCGTGACCGAGGACGAGCGCGTGTCCGACACCGTCCGCAAGGAGCAGATCGACGTCGACGACCCGTCGCGGGCCCTGGGGCGCGACGACCGTCGCTGA